The alpha proteobacterium U9-1i genome includes a region encoding these proteins:
- a CDS encoding phenylacetate-CoA oxygenase PaaJ subunit, with product MTNPTTIVIPGPPKAEPGTPAQTTCFVTPWVPDRASRVRNDEVGLIAEILRDVPDPEIPAISVMDLGIVRDIGADHVTITPTYTGCPATFAIEQAIRRALDDAGFAHVRIETTLTPPWSSDWITDEGREKLRAYGIAPPPKGANSASLKNETPAECPRCGSTQTEEISRFGSTPCKALWRCRACAEPFDRFKCH from the coding sequence GTGACAAACCCAACAACCATCGTCATTCCGGGGCCGCCGAAGGCGGAACCCGGAACCCCGGCGCAAACGACGTGCTTTGTCACCCCCTGGGTTCCTGATCGCGCTTCGCGCGTCCGGAATGACGAAGTTGGTTTGATCGCGGAGATTTTGCGGGACGTCCCCGACCCGGAAATTCCCGCCATCAGCGTCATGGATCTCGGCATCGTCCGCGACATCGGCGCCGACCACGTCACCATCACGCCCACCTACACCGGCTGCCCCGCCACGTTCGCCATCGAGCAAGCCATCCGCCGCGCGCTTGACGACGCGGGCTTCGCACACGTCCGCATCGAAACAACACTCACGCCGCCTTGGTCCAGCGATTGGATCACGGACGAGGGCCGCGAGAAGCTCCGCGCCTACGGCATCGCGCCGCCGCCGAAGGGCGCCAATTCCGCGTCGTTGAAGAACGAAACGCCGGCCGAATGCCCGCGCTGCGGCTCAACCCAAACCGAAGAAATCTCCCGTTTCGGCTCCACGCCCTGCAAAGCGCTCTGGCGCTGCCGCGCCTGCGCTGAACCGTTCGATAGGTTCAAATGTCACTGA
- a CDS encoding phenylacetate-CoA oxygenase PaaI subunit: MAKLPPLAQYALRLGDDSLILGQRLSEWCGHAPALEVDLSLANVALDLVGQATHFLGVAAEAENKGRDADALAFKRDVLDFTNCLLVEQPNGDFAQTIARQFLFSHFQELQFEALTRSSDARLAVIAAKAVKEVTYHSRLASDWVIRLGDGTDESKARMIAGLDWMWRFADELFVMDALDTKLAKEGIAVDKAALRAAWDTRIDAVLAEATLARPAPTRAIVGGRDGHHSEHLGHLLSQMQFLQRAYPGATW, translated from the coding sequence ATGGCAAAGCTCCCGCCTCTCGCACAATACGCCCTGCGCCTCGGCGACGATTCGCTGATCCTTGGCCAGCGTCTCTCCGAATGGTGTGGCCACGCGCCGGCGCTCGAGGTCGATCTGTCGCTCGCCAACGTCGCGCTCGATCTCGTCGGCCAAGCCACGCACTTCCTGGGCGTCGCCGCCGAAGCCGAAAACAAAGGCCGCGACGCCGATGCGCTCGCGTTCAAACGCGACGTCCTCGATTTCACCAATTGCCTGCTGGTCGAACAGCCGAACGGCGATTTCGCTCAAACCATCGCCCGCCAATTCCTGTTCTCACACTTCCAGGAATTGCAATTCGAAGCACTCACGCGCTCCAGCGACGCACGCCTCGCCGTCATCGCCGCCAAAGCGGTGAAGGAGGTCACCTACCATTCGCGCCTCGCGTCGGATTGGGTCATCCGCCTCGGCGACGGCACCGACGAAAGCAAAGCCCGCATGATCGCCGGCCTCGACTGGATGTGGCGCTTCGCTGACGAGCTGTTCGTCATGGACGCGCTCGACACGAAGCTCGCGAAGGAGGGAATCGCCGTCGATAAAGCCGCGCTCCGCGCCGCCTGGGATACGCGCATCGACGCGGTGCTGGCCGAAGCCACGCTCGCCCGCCCGGCGCCCACGCGCGCCATCGTCGGCGGCCGCGACGGCCACCACAGCGAACACCTCGGCCACCTCTTGAGCCAAATGCAATTCCTGCAACGCGCTTATCCAGGCGCAACGTGGTGA
- a CDS encoding phenylacetate-CoA oxygenase PaaH subunit, producing the protein MSDASKEWPLWEVFIRGKGGLSHRHAGSVHAADAKMALEHARDTYTRRMEGVSLWVVESAKIIASDPGDAAELFEPAEDKVYRHPTFYKIPDGISHI; encoded by the coding sequence ATGAGCGACGCATCAAAAGAATGGCCGCTGTGGGAAGTGTTCATCCGCGGCAAGGGGGGGCTCTCGCATCGCCACGCCGGAAGCGTCCACGCCGCCGACGCCAAGATGGCGCTGGAACACGCGCGCGACACTTACACGCGCCGCATGGAAGGCGTGAGCTTGTGGGTGGTCGAAAGCGCCAAGATTATCGCCAGCGATCCGGGCGACGCGGCCGAATTGTTCGAGCCAGCCGAAGACAAAGTCTATCGCCACCCGACCTTTTACAAAATTCCAGACGGCATCTCGCACATCTGA
- a CDS encoding phenylacetate-CoA oxygenase PaaG subunit: MYTTDLSAKDKKAAGAPIPLSKEDPARLAAFEARVANDEFIEPKDWMPDAYRRTLVRQMSQHAHSEIVGMLPEGNWISRAPSLRRKAILLAKVQDEGGHGLYLYSAAETLGTSRDEMFEALHSGKAKYSTIFNYPTLTWADIGAIGWLVDGAAIMNQVPLQRTSYGPYARAMVRICKEESFHQRQGYEIMMHLAAGTPEQKRMAQDALNRWWWPSLMMFGPPDENSPNTEQSMRWRIKRDTNDDLRQKFVDVTVPQAEAIGLSVPDKALKWNEERGAYDFGEIDWEEFYAVVRGEGPVAKERMQARVKAWEDGAWVRDAARAHAAKREAAKQAAE; encoded by the coding sequence ATGTACACAACTGACCTCTCCGCCAAGGACAAAAAGGCCGCCGGCGCGCCAATCCCCCTCAGCAAGGAGGATCCCGCCCGCCTCGCCGCGTTTGAGGCGCGCGTCGCCAATGACGAGTTCATCGAACCCAAGGATTGGATGCCGGACGCTTACCGCCGCACCCTCGTCCGCCAGATGTCGCAGCACGCGCACTCTGAAATCGTCGGCATGCTGCCGGAAGGCAATTGGATTTCCCGCGCGCCCAGCCTGCGCCGCAAGGCGATCCTGCTCGCCAAAGTGCAGGATGAAGGCGGCCACGGCCTCTATCTCTATTCAGCGGCGGAGACGCTCGGCACGTCACGCGACGAGATGTTCGAAGCTTTGCATTCCGGCAAAGCCAAATACTCGACCATCTTCAACTACCCGACGCTCACCTGGGCCGACATCGGCGCGATCGGCTGGCTCGTCGATGGCGCGGCGATCATGAACCAGGTGCCGCTGCAGCGCACATCGTACGGCCCCTACGCGCGCGCCATGGTGCGCATCTGCAAGGAAGAAAGCTTCCACCAGCGCCAGGGCTACGAGATCATGATGCATCTCGCCGCTGGCACGCCCGAACAAAAGCGCATGGCCCAAGACGCTTTGAACCGCTGGTGGTGGCCGTCGCTGATGATGTTCGGTCCGCCGGACGAAAACTCACCCAACACCGAACAGAGCATGCGCTGGCGTATCAAACGCGACACCAATGACGACCTGCGGCAAAAGTTCGTCGACGTCACCGTCCCGCAAGCCGAGGCCATCGGCCTCAGCGTTCCGGACAAAGCGCTTAAGTGGAACGAAGAACGCGGCGCCTACGATTTCGGCGAGATCGATTGGGAAGAATTCTACGCCGTCGTGCGCGGCGAAGGCCCGGTCGCGAAAGAGCGCATGCAAGCGCGCGTGAAAGCTTGGGAAGACGGCGCCTGGGTGCGCGACGCCGCCCGCGCGCACGCCGCCAAACGCGAAGCCGCCAAGCAAGCGGCGGAGTGA
- a CDS encoding phenylacetic acid degradation protein PaaD, giving the protein MSEADERARRIAETMLSREGTGPAWAIKIEDARAGYARLSMRLRADMLNGHGMAHGGMIFALADTAFAYACNSHNENTVAQQASIAFLAPARVDDVLIAEAREVSRAGRSGVYTVSVRTDDGRVIAEFNGLSRSIGGAVLDQA; this is encoded by the coding sequence ATGAGCGAAGCGGACGAACGAGCGCGGCGCATTGCCGAGACAATGCTTTCGCGCGAAGGCACGGGTCCGGCTTGGGCGATCAAAATCGAGGACGCGCGCGCCGGCTATGCGCGTCTGTCGATGCGCCTTCGCGCTGACATGCTGAACGGCCACGGCATGGCGCATGGCGGCATGATCTTCGCGCTCGCCGACACGGCGTTCGCCTACGCGTGCAATTCGCACAACGAAAACACCGTCGCCCAACAGGCGTCGATCGCCTTCCTGGCGCCGGCGCGTGTCGACGACGTGCTGATCGCGGAGGCGCGTGAGGTGTCGCGTGCTGGGCGCTCCGGCGTTTACACAGTCAGCGTACGCACTGACGACGGACGCGTTATCGCCGAGTTCAACGGCCTCTCCCGCAGCATCGGAGGCGCCGTCCTTGATCAAGCCTGA
- a CDS encoding enoyl-CoA hydratase, whose amino-acid sequence MSYETILFDVASGVAKLTLNRPDRLNSFTVQMHDEIKQALDTMQGARVLVITGAGRGFCAGQDLSDRAVAPDAAKTPDLGESLEFRYNPLVRRITSLEMPVICAVNGVAAGAGANIAFAADIVIAAKSAKFIQSFANIGLIPDSGGTWSLPRLAGLPRALGLALTGEPLPAEKAEAWGLIWKCVEDADLAAATDALAVKFANAPTKGLAATKKLIRESGAYSLSEQLEQERDWQRALGKTDDYREGVAAFLEKRTPKFTGN is encoded by the coding sequence ATGAGTTACGAGACCATTCTCTTCGACGTCGCAAGTGGCGTCGCGAAACTCACGCTCAACCGCCCGGACCGTTTGAATTCGTTCACCGTGCAAATGCACGACGAGATCAAGCAGGCGCTCGACACCATGCAAGGCGCGCGCGTTTTGGTGATCACCGGCGCGGGGCGTGGTTTCTGCGCGGGGCAAGATTTGTCCGATCGCGCGGTTGCGCCAGACGCGGCGAAAACGCCCGATCTCGGGGAGTCGCTGGAGTTTCGCTACAATCCTTTGGTGCGGCGGATCACATCGCTTGAGATGCCTGTGATCTGCGCGGTGAATGGCGTCGCCGCGGGCGCTGGCGCCAACATCGCGTTCGCCGCCGACATCGTGATCGCCGCCAAGAGCGCGAAATTCATTCAATCGTTCGCGAATATCGGCCTTATCCCGGATTCGGGCGGCACGTGGAGTTTGCCGCGTCTTGCGGGCTTGCCGCGCGCATTGGGATTGGCGCTGACTGGCGAGCCGCTGCCGGCGGAGAAAGCCGAGGCGTGGGGCTTGATCTGGAAATGCGTCGAAGACGCCGACTTGGCAGCGGCGACGGATGCGCTGGCGGTGAAATTCGCCAACGCGCCGACGAAGGGTCTGGCAGCGACGAAGAAGCTGATCCGTGAGAGCGGCGCCTATTCGCTCAGCGAACAACTTGAGCAAGAGCGCGACTGGCAGCGCGCGCTTGGCAAGACTGATGATTATCGCGAAGGCGTCGCGGCGTTTCTTGAAAAGCGCACGCCGAAATTTACGGGAAACTGA
- a CDS encoding aldehyde dehydrogenase encodes MKPLTLQNYAEGKWIAGSGGLAELRSAIDGEVVALTSSQGLDFGAMARFAREQGGPALRAMTFHDRARMLKALAEALTAKKDALYELSYNTGATKADSWIDIDGGIGTFAVYQGKGRRELPNDRILIDGDVEGLSRNGTFQGLHVYTSMQGVALHINAFNFPVWGMLEKLAPTFLAGMPAIVKPASSTSYLTEAAVRVMIEANVLPAGALQLIAGSTGDLFEHLTCQDVVSFTGSADTAFKLKSHATVAREGVRFVAEQDSLNASVLGPDATAESPEFDLFIKEVAREMSAKAGQKCTAIRRAFVPAKLIDAAEAALKARLEKIAPGDPRDEATKLGALVSVSQREDVRAKIAAIAKDGKIVSGDPGAAPVNAKGAFMAPVLLRCDTPWEAQAAHDVEAFGPVSTLMPYTDAADAVALVNRGKGSLVMSVFTHDTSFARDAVLGAGAFHGRMAFIDRDSAKESTGHGSPMPHMIHGGPGRAGGGEEMGGIRGVKHYMQRTALQGHPRVLAAVTQRYMANAPTEEAVQHPFRRKFHDLHVGYRLKTKARVITLDDIEHFAHFTGDTFYAHMDEEAAAANPLFGGRVAHGYLILAFAAGLFVDPDPGPVLANYGLDNLRFVKPVKPGDSIEVALTVKDKTLRKPDQGEVRWDVVVTNQNGEQVAGYDLLTMNAA; translated from the coding sequence ATGAAACCGCTAACGCTTCAAAACTATGCAGAGGGAAAGTGGATTGCCGGCAGCGGCGGGTTGGCCGAATTGCGTTCGGCGATCGACGGCGAGGTGGTGGCGCTCACCTCCTCGCAAGGGCTCGATTTTGGCGCGATGGCGCGTTTTGCGCGTGAGCAAGGCGGGCCGGCGCTGCGGGCAATGACGTTTCACGATCGCGCGCGGATGCTGAAAGCGCTGGCTGAAGCGCTGACGGCCAAGAAGGACGCACTCTACGAACTGTCCTACAATACCGGCGCCACGAAGGCCGACAGCTGGATCGATATCGACGGCGGCATCGGCACGTTTGCCGTCTATCAAGGCAAAGGCCGACGCGAACTGCCGAACGATCGCATCCTGATCGATGGCGACGTCGAAGGGCTTTCGCGCAACGGTACGTTCCAGGGCTTGCACGTTTACACGTCGATGCAGGGCGTGGCGCTGCACATCAACGCGTTCAACTTTCCTGTTTGGGGCATGTTGGAGAAGCTCGCGCCGACGTTTCTGGCCGGTATGCCGGCGATCGTGAAGCCGGCGAGTTCGACGAGCTATCTCACCGAAGCCGCGGTGCGCGTGATGATCGAAGCCAATGTGCTGCCGGCGGGCGCGCTGCAATTGATCGCCGGCTCGACGGGCGATTTGTTTGAGCACCTCACCTGCCAAGACGTTGTCTCGTTCACGGGCTCCGCCGATACGGCGTTCAAGCTGAAGAGCCACGCAACGGTGGCCCGCGAAGGCGTGCGGTTCGTGGCGGAGCAGGATTCACTGAACGCTTCGGTGCTTGGGCCGGACGCGACAGCGGAGAGCCCTGAATTCGATCTGTTTATCAAGGAAGTCGCGCGTGAGATGAGTGCGAAGGCCGGCCAGAAGTGCACGGCGATCCGTCGCGCGTTCGTGCCGGCGAAGTTGATCGATGCGGCGGAAGCGGCTTTGAAGGCGCGTCTCGAGAAAATCGCGCCGGGCGATCCGCGTGATGAAGCGACGAAGCTTGGCGCGTTGGTGAGCGTGAGCCAGCGCGAGGATGTGCGCGCGAAGATCGCCGCGATCGCCAAGGATGGAAAGATTGTCTCGGGCGATCCGGGTGCTGCGCCCGTTAACGCCAAGGGTGCGTTCATGGCGCCGGTGCTGCTCCGGTGCGACACGCCGTGGGAAGCGCAGGCCGCGCATGATGTGGAAGCGTTCGGGCCGGTATCGACGTTGATGCCGTACACAGACGCTGCGGATGCCGTGGCGCTCGTCAATCGCGGTAAGGGCTCGCTGGTGATGAGCGTGTTCACGCATGACACAAGTTTCGCGCGCGACGCTGTGTTGGGCGCGGGCGCTTTCCATGGACGTATGGCGTTCATCGATCGCGACAGCGCAAAGGAAAGCACGGGGCATGGTTCGCCGATGCCGCACATGATCCATGGCGGCCCCGGCCGCGCCGGCGGCGGCGAGGAAATGGGCGGCATCCGCGGCGTGAAGCATTACATGCAACGCACCGCGCTGCAGGGGCATCCCCGCGTTTTGGCGGCAGTAACGCAACGCTACATGGCGAATGCGCCAACCGAAGAAGCCGTGCAGCATCCGTTCCGGCGCAAGTTCCACGATTTGCACGTGGGCTATCGTTTGAAGACGAAGGCGCGCGTGATCACGCTCGACGACATCGAACATTTCGCGCATTTCACCGGTGATACGTTCTACGCGCACATGGATGAGGAAGCCGCCGCCGCCAACCCATTGTTTGGCGGACGTGTCGCGCACGGCTATTTGATTTTGGCGTTCGCGGCGGGGCTCTTCGTCGATCCCGATCCGGGCCCGGTGCTGGCCAATTATGGTTTGGACAATCTACGCTTCGTGAAGCCGGTGAAACCGGGCGATTCCATCGAAGTCGCGCTCACCGTGAAGGACAAGACGCTGCGCAAGCCGGATCAGGGCGAAGTGCGCTGGGACGTCGTGGTGACGAACCAGAACGGCGAGCAAGTCGCGGGATATGACCTGCTGACGATGAACGCAGCCTAG
- a CDS encoding aspartate aminotransferase, translating to MLTNLTTRPPDPLLKIIAMFREDPRADKIDLGVGVYKDTSGATPLMRAVKVAEQTLLNTQTTKTYVGQQGDADFLNLFGELAFGAIAPDLVSIQTVGGTGALRLGFDLLKASGAKRVLVPTPTWPNHPAIIRASGLEQIDVEFFNVADQKIDLDALLAAFKKLEPGDAVLLQGCCHNPLGADFDMPQWRALTEAIVVHKLIAYIDVAYIGFGDGIDEDVAGVRHVLAHAPEVIVATSCAKSFGIYRERVGGLYVKAAAEARAAVRSNLFGIARANYSMPPDHGAATVREVLKDATLRQAWRDELDENRAHIKGTRAALAASRVNAIPMHLIAAQKGMFTTLPLNQAQIDTLRTAHGIYMTDAARINVAGLRRADIPRFLEALGSVTG from the coding sequence ATGCTGACCAACCTCACCACGCGCCCGCCCGATCCGCTGCTGAAGATCATCGCCATGTTCCGCGAGGATCCGCGCGCCGACAAAATCGATCTCGGCGTCGGCGTCTACAAGGATACAAGCGGCGCAACGCCCTTGATGCGCGCCGTGAAAGTCGCCGAACAGACTCTGCTCAACACCCAAACGACGAAAACCTATGTCGGCCAGCAAGGCGACGCGGATTTCCTCAACCTCTTCGGCGAACTCGCGTTCGGCGCCATCGCCCCCGATCTTGTGTCCATCCAAACCGTTGGCGGCACCGGCGCACTGCGCCTCGGCTTCGATCTCCTCAAAGCTTCAGGCGCCAAGCGCGTCCTCGTGCCAACGCCAACGTGGCCGAACCATCCCGCCATCATTCGCGCCAGCGGGCTCGAACAGATCGACGTCGAATTCTTCAACGTCGCCGACCAGAAAATCGATCTCGATGCGCTGCTCGCTGCGTTCAAGAAGCTTGAACCGGGCGACGCGGTGCTGCTCCAAGGCTGCTGCCACAACCCGCTGGGCGCCGATTTTGACATGCCGCAATGGCGCGCGCTTACCGAAGCGATCGTCGTGCACAAGCTCATTGCCTACATCGACGTCGCTTATATCGGCTTCGGCGATGGCATTGACGAAGATGTCGCCGGGGTCCGCCACGTTCTGGCGCACGCACCCGAAGTGATCGTCGCCACCTCCTGCGCGAAATCGTTCGGCATCTACCGCGAGCGCGTTGGCGGGCTCTATGTGAAAGCCGCCGCCGAGGCGCGCGCGGCGGTCAGGAGCAATCTCTTCGGCATCGCCCGCGCCAATTATTCCATGCCGCCTGATCACGGCGCGGCGACGGTGCGCGAGGTCTTGAAGGATGCCACGCTCCGCCAAGCCTGGCGTGATGAACTCGACGAAAACCGCGCCCACATCAAAGGCACGCGCGCAGCGCTCGCCGCCTCGCGCGTCAACGCAATCCCAATGCACCTGATCGCCGCGCAGAAGGGCATGTTCACGACACTGCCGCTCAACCAAGCTCAGATCGACACGCTGCGCACCGCGCACGGCATCTACATGACCGACGCCGCGCGCATCAACGTCGCGGGCCTCCGCCGCGCCGACATTCCGCGCTTCCTCGAAGCGCTAGGAAGCGTGACAGGCTAG
- a CDS encoding dihydrolipoamide acyltransferase component (branched-chain alpha-keto acid dehydrogenase complex), giving the protein MSGAIDILMPLEQEGSKSVIRAWLKKPGDAVKQDEPLVELETDKVAVEVPAPADGVLASIALNEGDEAPPGAKLGVLNVGATPAVIPDARSAIRDPGGDKAEHLPLGPGSTAPRASGRDAGREMRLSPLVKRLLAEHRLSPEHISGTGRDGRITHQDVEAFLSSPASRSRSERASQGRDRVATPGGSVARAARDEGGAALVNTKIPHNAMRRAIADHMSRSVAVAPHVTAVFEADFSAIAAHRAKHKDAYSKAGAPLTYSAYIVRAAAEAMKAAPAVNSRWHDDHLELFADANIGMGVALGDKGLIVPVVKRAQALSLRETAAALGDLTDRARRNALKPADVQGGTFTISNHGVSGSLVAAPIIINQPQSAILGIGKLEKRVVVREVNGADAILVRPMAYVSLTIDHRVLDGHQTNAWLTRFVEILETWPTED; this is encoded by the coding sequence ATGAGCGGCGCCATCGACATCCTGATGCCGCTTGAACAAGAGGGCTCGAAGTCCGTCATCCGTGCGTGGTTGAAGAAGCCCGGCGACGCGGTGAAGCAGGACGAACCGCTCGTCGAACTGGAAACCGACAAAGTCGCCGTCGAAGTCCCCGCGCCCGCCGACGGCGTGTTGGCGTCAATCGCCCTCAACGAAGGCGATGAAGCCCCGCCTGGAGCGAAGCTGGGTGTGCTGAATGTCGGCGCAACGCCCGCCGTCATCCCGGACGCGCGCAGCGCGATCCGGGACCCAGGGGGTGACAAGGCTGAGCATTTGCCACTGGGTCCCGGCTCTACGGCGCCACGCGCCTCCGGCCGGGATGCCGGAAGGGAGATGCGCCTTTCGCCGCTGGTGAAGCGCTTGCTCGCCGAACATCGGCTCTCACCCGAACACATCTCCGGCACCGGCCGCGACGGCCGCATCACGCACCAAGACGTCGAAGCGTTTCTTTCTTCCCCCGCCTCCCGCTCGCGAAGCGAGCGGGCCTCTCAAGGACGGGATCGCGTTGCGACCCCTGGGGGAAGTGTCGCGCGCGCAGCGCGTGACGAAGGGGGCGCCGCGCTCGTAAACACAAAAATCCCGCACAACGCCATGCGCCGCGCCATCGCCGACCACATGTCGCGCTCGGTCGCGGTCGCGCCGCACGTCACCGCTGTGTTCGAAGCGGATTTCTCCGCCATCGCCGCGCACCGCGCCAAGCACAAGGACGCGTATTCCAAGGCCGGCGCGCCGCTCACGTACTCCGCTTATATCGTCCGCGCCGCTGCCGAAGCGATGAAAGCTGCGCCGGCCGTGAACAGCCGCTGGCACGACGATCACCTCGAACTCTTCGCCGATGCAAACATCGGCATGGGCGTCGCCCTTGGCGACAAAGGCCTCATCGTTCCCGTCGTGAAGCGCGCGCAGGCACTTTCGCTCCGCGAAACCGCCGCAGCTCTTGGCGATCTCACCGACCGCGCCCGCCGCAACGCGCTGAAGCCCGCCGACGTACAAGGCGGCACCTTCACGATCTCGAACCACGGCGTCTCCGGCTCGCTTGTGGCCGCGCCGATCATCATCAACCAGCCGCAATCGGCGATCCTAGGCATCGGCAAGCTCGAAAAACGGGTCGTCGTGCGCGAGGTGAACGGCGCCGACGCGATCCTCGTGCGGCCAATGGCGTACGTTTCGCTCACCATCGATCACCGCGTGCTCGATGGGCACCAGACCAATGCCTGGCTCACGCGCTTTGTCGAAATCCTCGAAACCTGGCCCACAGAAGATTGA
- a CDS encoding E1 component alpha subunit (branched-chain alpha-keto acid dehydrogenase) has product MSARPKPRASNAPRLDWKRVVSLVQTSRTLDALEEQELVPGRQIFYQFSARGHDMAQVMLGSQLTNPNDAVCGYYRSRPLLLALGVDIEDALGSAMGRAGGYSDGRDIGVVFNYPNPRGASALPMCGGVGAQYTPTAGYAQAIEYRKKVLGEAGFDGAISVVLGGDASVATNGFWAALTMATTLKLPMLFYIEDNGFGISVPSHLQTPGCNIAKNLASFTGLHVLDGDGTDPTIASELILDALTHVRGGEGPCLLRLTVPRLQGHSFQDTQAYKSKSVVEAEWARDPLPKLRAHVLAGEMSEAEWADSEARVKAHVDAARKGAEGRPVAIAETVTRFVFSETDANGQPILQTQGGQWNEGYLPPKADETPRPEGARMNMITAIRRTLDHELAINPRVLIFGEDIGPKGGVHGVTLGLQEKYGEERVFDTSLSEEGIIGRAVGMALAGLMPVPEIQFRKYADPAVEQINDCGTMRWRTNNRFAAPMVVRMPIGFFKCGDPWHSQTNEVQFVHSPGWRVAAPSNAEDAVGLLRFALRGNDPVMFLEHRNMLDAASARRPYPGDAYVLPFGKARSVREGDDITIVTWGAMVERCEAAADASGKSAHILDLRTLAPWDSDAVLASIKRTHRCLIVHEDIGTAGFGAEIAAIVADKAFLDLDAPVVRLTMPDIPSPHHPDLMEWALPSVDGIASKINELVSF; this is encoded by the coding sequence ATGAGCGCTCGCCCCAAGCCCCGCGCCTCCAACGCCCCTCGATTGGATTGGAAGCGTGTGGTCAGCCTCGTCCAGACATCCCGCACCCTCGATGCGCTGGAAGAGCAGGAGCTCGTTCCCGGCAGACAGATTTTCTACCAGTTCAGCGCGCGCGGCCACGACATGGCGCAAGTGATGCTGGGCTCGCAGCTCACCAACCCGAACGACGCCGTATGTGGCTATTATCGCTCGCGTCCGCTGTTGCTCGCACTCGGCGTCGACATCGAAGATGCGCTCGGCTCCGCGATGGGCCGCGCTGGCGGCTATTCTGACGGACGCGATATCGGCGTCGTCTTCAACTACCCAAACCCGCGCGGCGCATCAGCGCTGCCGATGTGTGGCGGCGTCGGCGCGCAATACACGCCCACCGCCGGCTACGCGCAGGCAATCGAATATCGCAAGAAGGTGCTCGGCGAGGCCGGCTTTGACGGCGCCATCTCCGTCGTGCTCGGCGGCGATGCGTCGGTTGCGACCAACGGCTTCTGGGCGGCGCTGACGATGGCGACGACACTGAAGCTGCCGATGCTGTTCTACATCGAAGACAACGGCTTCGGCATTTCCGTACCGAGCCATCTGCAAACCCCCGGCTGCAACATCGCCAAAAATCTCGCGAGCTTTACCGGCCTGCACGTGCTCGATGGCGATGGCACAGATCCCACAATCGCCAGCGAACTCATCCTCGACGCATTGACCCATGTTCGTGGCGGCGAGGGCCCGTGCCTGCTGCGCCTCACTGTGCCGCGCCTGCAAGGCCATTCCTTCCAGGATACCCAAGCCTACAAATCGAAAAGCGTCGTCGAAGCCGAATGGGCGCGCGATCCGTTGCCGAAATTGCGCGCGCACGTGCTGGCCGGCGAGATGAGCGAAGCCGAATGGGCGGACAGCGAAGCGCGCGTGAAGGCCCATGTCGACGCCGCGCGCAAAGGCGCCGAAGGCCGCCCCGTCGCCATCGCCGAGACCGTCACCCGCTTCGTGTTCAGCGAAACCGACGCAAACGGCCAGCCGATCCTGCAAACCCAAGGCGGCCAGTGGAACGAAGGCTATCTGCCGCCAAAAGCCGATGAAACGCCGCGCCCGGAAGGCGCGCGCATGAACATGATCACCGCCATTCGCCGCACGCTCGACCACGAACTCGCGATCAATCCGCGCGTGCTGATCTTCGGCGAAGACATCGGCCCCAAAGGCGGCGTCCACGGCGTCACGCTGGGCCTGCAAGAAAAGTACGGCGAAGAGCGCGTGTTCGACACCTCGCTCAGCGAAGAGGGCATTATTGGCCGCGCGGTCGGCATGGCGCTCGCGGGCCTCATGCCGGTGCCGGAAATTCAATTCCGCAAATACGCTGATCCCGCCGTTGAGCAGATCAACGATTGCGGCACCATGCGCTGGCGCACCAACAACCGCTTCGCAGCACCCATGGTGGTGCGTATGCCGATCGGCTTCTTCAAGTGCGGCGATCCCTGGCACTCTCAAACCAACGAAGTGCAATTCGTCCACAGCCCCGGCTGGCGCGTCGCCGCGCCCTCGAACGCGGAAGACGCGGTTGGCCTGTTGCGCTTTGCGCTACGCGGCAACGATCCGGTGATGTTCCTCGAACATCGCAACATGCTCGACGCCGCCAGCGCGCGCCGGCCGTATCCGGGCGATGCTTACGTGCTGCCGTTCGGGAAAGCCCGCAGCGTGCGCGAAGGCGATGACATCACCATCGTCACCTGGGGCGCCATGGTGGAACGCTGCGAAGCCGCCGCCGACGCCTCCGGCAAAAGCGCGCACATTCTCGATCTGCGCACGCTCGCGCCGTGGGATAGCGACGCCGTGCTCGCGTCGATCAAGCGTACGCATCGCTGCCTGATCGTGCACGAAGACATCGGCACCGCCGGCTTCGGCGCCGAGATCGCGGCCATCGTCGCCGACAAGGCCTTCCTCGATCTCGACGCCCCCGTCGTGCGCCTGACGATGCCCGACATCCCGAGCCCACATCACCCCGACCTGATGGAATGGGCGCTGCCTTCAGTCGATGGCATCGCGTCGAAGATCAACGAACTGGTGAGCTTCTGA